From the Piliocolobus tephrosceles isolate RC106 chromosome 14, ASM277652v3, whole genome shotgun sequence genome, the window ACAGAGGGGACTCTACAGGGGAAGTGTCCTGTGCACCAGTCAGACCGTGGCTGTGCTGAGGGACTCGGGGGCAGATTCTGTGCTGCTTGGGTTCTTACGCCACAGTTTGATCTTCACATTCATTATTCAAAATCTTCCAGCAAGGATTGGAAATCAAGACAACTGAATGAAACTCGGGTCTGTTTTCCTTGAAGTGTGGTCCTGGGCTCAGGTGCTCACATCGGAATTACATGATTGTGCAAAACTTGGACTGCCCTGTGTCCCTGGAGACCTCGAGCTTGTTTTTGTCTCGGACCAAGATGGCCTCATTTCCATACTGTGAGTACCACATGCTTCGGCTCCTGCTCAGGTATGTCCCGGGTGGCACCGACTCCAActtctgctgttgctgctgccaGATGAGCAAGGAGGTGTCTCTGTATCGGAGGCGGGCGTAGCCTTCAGACAAGGCCTTCTCTGCCAAGGGGACGCGGCCACTCATCCCCTCCCCTGTCCCGCTGGACTCCTGGGAATCCTGCTGTTCTGAGATGGCCCACGAGTGGACAGCTGCCACAAGCTTTGCACTAAATTAACGGACAGCTTTCCCAGCTTTGGGGTTTAAGGAGCCCTCGTTTAATTGAATGGTAGAAATTAGGAATTTAGCCCATTTGCAGGCAGCGTCCTCAGGAGGGTTGTGTGGCGAGGAAATGAGGCGGCCTCGCCATTCTGAAGACACCTGAGACCCATTCAGGGGACCGCACACAGGTCACAGCAGCGCCCAGCCACAGCTCTTCCGGGTGCAGCTGTGTGGAATTGATAAAGACGTGGCGTCACACCCTGGGGGGTGATTCTGCCACCATGGCCTGGACCACTGAGCTTGAAGAGATGGATCCAGCGCCCTGAGGAAGGGACATGGTGGCCCCAGACACAAGCTGCAAGGAGCTCCGGTGGCACACCCTGCACGCATCTGTCCGAGACGGCTTTCAGGGCAGCGGCAGTTCTGACCCACCCTGGGGATCCGGCCCCAGCGTCTGTTCAGGTCTCGTCTCTCCCCAAAGATGCTGCTGCAAAGGAACGAACGTGCAGTCAGGCGAGGGGAAGTCAAGCGCCCCGGCAGCGGCGGCAGTCTACAGCGCAGCATCAACTCTCTGGGGGTCAGCGGCCTAGATCGAGCTACTTACCTCCCGTGGGGCAGCCTGGGAGCTGGGTGGGGAGTGAGACGGGCGCCCAGTGCCAGCTTTTTCAGTCACTGGGCGGTGCTGGGAAGGCTGCCTGTTGGGGCTTCAGGGTCTCCATCTGTGAAACAGGAGCCAGCGGCGCTTGAAAGGGCGCGGGTTCCCGGCGAGGCCGCCAGGGGTCAGCCCCGGGACCGGAAGGGGCCCCCAGGGCCGCCTTTCTGCTCCGAGCATCCAGCTCCCGAGAGGCCCCTGGACCCAAAGAAAAACGATGTCAGGAGAAAACGAACAGGGAAGCATCGCAACCCACTCCCGAACGCCCTCCCAGCTGCGCAGCGTCAGGGACCTCCCCTCCTGGGATACCCGCGCTAGGTCAGCCTCAGCGTCCCGAGCCCCCATCGCGCGTCCCCGCCGCCTGCGCGCACCCTGGGGCCCCAGTCGAATGGCCCGCTGCCCCCATCCCCGTACCCTGGACCCCACGCGCTCTGGGTCGCCCCATCCTCCAGTCCCCTATCGTCCGCCCGCATCCCCGGGTCCCCCACGTCGCCCGCCCCAGTCACCGCGCGTCGTGAGCCTCGGAGACGCGGGCAGCGGGGCGAGGCGCTGCAGGGCTCCCGGGGCGGGGCCTAGGGCCGCGGGGCCGTGTCTCCATGGCAGCGCCGCAGGCCTGGCGAGCCGAGCGCAGAGGCTGGGCAGGCGGGTGCGACGAGCCCGAGCCATCGATCGCTCCGGGAGGCCTGGCCGGGCCCGCCCCGAGTAGGAactggaagaggaggaggtggggctggaggaggggctggaggaggaagggatggaggaggaggggctggaggaggggctggaggaggagggactGGAGGTGGGGGGACTGGAGGAGGGGttggaggaggaggggctggaggaggggggTTTGcgcgaggaggaggaggggctggaaGGGGAGGGGCTGGATGGTGAGGGTCTGCGCGAGGAGAAGGAGGGGttggaggaggaggg encodes:
- the BRD3OS gene encoding putative uncharacterized protein BRD3OS; the encoded protein is MSGRVPLAEKALSEGYARLRYRDTSLLIWQQQQQKLESVPPGTYLSRSRSMWYSQYGNEAILVRDKNKLEVSRDTGQSKFCTIM